A region from the Fibrobacter sp. UWR2 genome encodes:
- a CDS encoding FISUMP domain-containing protein has translation MNTVKKTLLASCGFAIAVALYACSDEESDFLSNRDDVGAESSSSNSKGSGTKGSSSSVETIVDIKDGPISETDSIDLSEYGQDDAVVDRDGGKVYNLMTSGIDVWTLENLDSKAAHPTSGCYDYADSLCRDYGRLYLDDDDAAELCPDGFEIPRAVDYRLLLESKDDYKPVYAGSCEIEKNNMLACTGINDTAFYMTSDDSIVVVPKKGSWTVMRDDGRLGSVRCIKRQSITDKKKNLRDCSDGYYGRTVYVIESDSTFECKAGEWKLIAGYPCEDGETYLYRGRSDTLYVCSDNMWMVAGLKDIGRPCLNDNRHEVVLLSGMHYACSDSGWVALRYPATELGECYADLFGSVVKLDSNTTFICRNTGRWERATATDIYGLCMEELDGVIVKIDSTQYFCSVKRYESLIGFRFTWDSDYENANSASGFCTDERFGDTTLYNDNYYRCTSNNMWQPLDNTMVLPKCDSTRWDTTAYVGRKEYLCNRYAQKWQEVERELFNGQADSVSCSIEEFGNIYERGFHMYICKLNNKNLFAFQSVSEIEMKYGACGLDTTYVIDEDSIAYVCTNGKWDKRKLNEYEKMFGICPRDTTYQVPQDTAIYTCNMGYWMEYVLNEYERKLGICPRDTTYQVSEDTVVYTCNDGDWSEYVTDD, from the coding sequence ATGAATACCGTCAAGAAGACTCTCCTTGCCTCCTGTGGCTTTGCAATTGCAGTGGCGCTGTATGCCTGCAGTGACGAAGAATCAGATTTTTTGAGCAATCGCGACGATGTAGGAGCCGAAAGCAGCAGTAGCAACTCGAAGGGCTCCGGCACGAAGGGTTCCAGCAGCAGCGTCGAAACCATTGTCGACATAAAGGATGGCCCCATCAGCGAAACGGATTCCATCGACTTGAGCGAGTACGGTCAGGACGATGCCGTTGTAGACAGGGACGGCGGCAAGGTCTATAACCTGATGACCTCGGGAATCGACGTCTGGACTCTTGAAAACCTCGACAGCAAGGCGGCGCACCCGACAAGCGGCTGCTACGATTATGCGGATTCCCTGTGCAGGGATTACGGAAGGCTGTACCTCGACGATGACGATGCGGCAGAACTCTGCCCCGACGGTTTCGAGATACCCCGCGCTGTTGACTACAGGTTGCTGCTAGAATCCAAGGACGACTACAAGCCTGTATATGCCGGCAGCTGCGAGATAGAGAAGAACAACATGCTTGCCTGCACGGGAATCAACGATACGGCCTTCTACATGACGAGCGATGACAGTATCGTTGTCGTTCCGAAAAAAGGGTCTTGGACAGTGATGAGGGACGACGGGCGCTTGGGCAGCGTGCGGTGTATCAAGCGGCAGTCGATTACCGATAAGAAAAAGAATTTGCGCGATTGTTCGGATGGCTATTACGGACGGACTGTCTATGTCATTGAAAGTGATTCCACCTTCGAGTGTAAGGCGGGCGAGTGGAAGCTTATCGCGGGGTATCCATGCGAAGATGGCGAGACGTACCTTTATAGGGGCCGGTCGGATACCCTGTATGTTTGTTCTGATAACATGTGGATGGTGGCCGGGCTGAAGGATATCGGCAGGCCCTGCCTAAATGACAATAGGCACGAGGTCGTGCTATTGAGCGGAATGCACTACGCCTGTTCCGATTCCGGTTGGGTTGCCCTGAGATACCCTGCCACGGAACTGGGCGAATGCTATGCCGATCTCTTTGGGTCTGTTGTCAAGCTCGATTCCAATACCACGTTTATCTGCAGGAATACGGGGCGGTGGGAGCGCGCCACTGCCACCGATATATATGGCTTATGCATGGAAGAATTGGATGGAGTCATAGTCAAAATCGATTCCACTCAGTATTTCTGTTCTGTAAAGAGGTATGAAAGCCTTATAGGTTTCCGGTTTACCTGGGATTCGGACTATGAGAATGCCAATAGCGCGAGCGGCTTCTGTACGGACGAACGTTTTGGGGATACCACTCTTTACAATGACAACTATTACAGGTGTACATCGAATAATATGTGGCAACCCCTCGACAACACGATGGTTCTGCCCAAGTGCGATTCTACCCGGTGGGATACGACGGCGTATGTGGGCCGTAAGGAATACCTGTGTAACCGCTACGCTCAAAAGTGGCAAGAAGTTGAACGCGAACTTTTTAACGGACAGGCGGATTCCGTGTCGTGCTCGATTGAGGAATTCGGTAATATATACGAGCGCGGTTTTCACATGTATATCTGCAAGCTGAATAACAAAAACTTATTCGCCTTCCAGTCGGTATCTGAAATTGAAATGAAATACGGTGCATGTGGCCTGGATACGACATACGTGATTGATGAAGATTCAATCGCCTATGTTTGTACTAACGGAAAATGGGACAAGCGTAAGCTGAATGAATATGAAAAAATGTTTGGTATTTGCCCGCGGGATACGACTTATCAGGTTCCCCAAGATACCGCGATATACACTTGCAATATGGGCTATTGGATGGAATACGTGTTGAACGAATACGAAAGGAAATTAGGTATTTGCCCACGCGATACGACTTATCAGGTTTCCGAAGATACCGTGGTTTACACTTGCAATGATGGCGACTGGTCGGAATATGTGACGGACGACTAA
- a CDS encoding SIR2 family protein: MDTTSGTYRRIFVLGSGFSKSFCPQMPTLRDLNEHIPFGIPDEFPHLREYCTRFLELCNSQPDYLDIERLSTSILSAQIFPGVRESLYHSSLRFELLRFIANEIRHDRAVDDDCAAVLRKFLSGCENCPGEGVRDTLLLSFNYDTLIEDVIAADPEMSSRVAVDYGVRIDPADRSAVRAPRTLTVDLIKLHGSLNWYPVKGASDPLDLKNVCQVEPCDRSFPIYREDTPIYIPMAHAKESFLRGSLFNLLWSKADYYLKNADEIYFLGYGFPKTDMNNLEFLLRHRERFKKVVVFEPENSPVLERLRRLLGNLVESRDAKEYLANF; encoded by the coding sequence ATGGATACTACATCGGGTACATACCGCCGCATCTTTGTGCTGGGCTCCGGCTTCAGCAAGTCTTTCTGCCCGCAGATGCCCACGCTCCGCGACCTGAACGAGCATATTCCCTTCGGCATTCCGGACGAGTTCCCGCACCTGCGCGAATACTGCACGCGTTTTTTGGAACTGTGCAACAGCCAGCCGGATTACCTGGACATCGAGCGGCTTTCGACCTCGATACTTTCGGCGCAGATTTTCCCTGGCGTGCGCGAAAGCCTGTACCATTCGAGCCTGCGGTTCGAACTGCTGCGGTTTATCGCAAACGAGATTCGGCATGACCGCGCGGTGGATGATGACTGCGCGGCGGTGCTCCGCAAGTTCCTTTCGGGTTGCGAGAACTGCCCGGGCGAGGGCGTGCGCGATACGCTACTGCTATCGTTCAACTACGATACGCTTATCGAGGATGTGATTGCGGCCGACCCGGAGATGAGTTCCCGCGTGGCGGTGGATTACGGCGTGCGTATCGACCCTGCGGACCGGAGTGCGGTACGTGCCCCGCGGACGCTCACGGTTGACCTCATCAAGTTGCATGGTTCGCTCAACTGGTACCCGGTGAAGGGAGCCTCGGACCCGCTCGACCTCAAGAACGTGTGCCAGGTGGAGCCCTGCGACCGGAGTTTCCCCATCTACCGCGAAGACACGCCCATCTACATCCCGATGGCGCACGCGAAGGAATCCTTCTTGCGCGGGAGCCTTTTCAACCTGCTTTGGAGCAAGGCGGATTACTACCTGAAAAATGCCGACGAAATCTACTTCCTGGGCTACGGGTTCCCGAAAACGGACATGAACAATTTGGAATTCCTGCTCCGGCACCGCGAACGCTTCAAGAAGGTGGTCGTTTTCGAGCCGGAAAATTCCCCTGTGCTGGAGCGGTTACGCAGGCTGCTCGGCAACTTGGTCGAAAGTCGCGACGCGAAGGAATACCTCGCGAATTTCTAG
- a CDS encoding flavodoxin family protein yields MKILILNASPRRHGTISQAVERFADGANYSHLGDFSDDTQVEIVNVNDLKFSPCRGCMQCRKCGHCCLPEDDAHRVAEKIAACDVLVVAAPVYWGNMPGTLKTLFDRMVYALMSESRLGIPKPLHKGKDAYIITSCTTPFPFNFFCRQTSGLVAALKEILGTSGFKIRGKVVIPGTKAKKGLPAYAGKCAYRLGFSLSI; encoded by the coding sequence ATGAAAATCCTGATATTGAACGCGAGCCCGCGCAGGCACGGCACGATTTCGCAGGCCGTGGAACGCTTCGCCGACGGTGCGAACTATTCGCACTTGGGGGATTTTTCCGACGACACGCAGGTGGAAATCGTGAACGTGAACGACCTGAAATTCTCGCCCTGCAGAGGTTGCATGCAATGCCGCAAGTGTGGGCACTGCTGCCTTCCCGAAGATGACGCGCACCGCGTCGCCGAGAAGATTGCCGCCTGTGACGTGCTGGTGGTGGCCGCTCCCGTTTACTGGGGCAACATGCCCGGCACCCTCAAGACGCTTTTCGACCGTATGGTATACGCGCTGATGTCCGAATCTAGACTCGGAATCCCCAAACCGCTCCACAAGGGCAAGGACGCCTATATCATTACGAGCTGTACGACCCCCTTCCCGTTCAATTTCTTCTGCAGGCAGACTTCCGGCCTGGTGGCCGCCCTCAAGGAAATTTTGGGCACATCGGGGTTCAAAATCCGCGGAAAAGTGGTAATTCCGGGCACAAAGGCCAAAAAAGGACTCCCTGCGTATGCCGGAAAATGCGCCTACCGGCTGGGCTTTTCCCTTTCTATATAA
- a CDS encoding RNA polymerase sigma factor: protein MEFSKLYEVYAPMVYRRSMMLLRDESEAEDMMQNVFLRVFERWDSLDVSQPSSLLWNTTTRLCLNRIRDKKRRGLDTDTSELLLSIACADDDEGEKEAKGILAKLFSREPESSRTIAVLHFVDGMTLEETAREVGLSVSGVRKRLRGLQAKVKNLEVK from the coding sequence ATGGAATTTTCGAAACTGTACGAGGTGTACGCCCCGATGGTTTATCGCCGCTCCATGATGCTCCTGCGTGACGAATCCGAGGCCGAGGACATGATGCAGAACGTTTTTCTGCGCGTGTTCGAACGCTGGGACAGCCTGGACGTATCGCAGCCGTCGAGCCTGTTGTGGAATACGACGACGAGGCTCTGCCTGAACCGCATCCGCGACAAGAAGCGCCGCGGACTCGATACGGACACGAGCGAACTCTTGCTCTCGATTGCCTGTGCCGATGACGACGAAGGCGAAAAGGAAGCGAAGGGCATTCTCGCGAAACTGTTCTCGCGCGAGCCGGAATCTAGCCGCACCATTGCCGTGCTGCACTTTGTGGACGGCATGACGCTCGAGGAAACTGCCCGCGAGGTAGGGCTCTCGGTGAGTGGGGTGCGCAAGCGTTTGCGTGGCCTGCAGGCCAAGGTAAAGAATCTGGAGGTAAAGTGA